In bacterium, one DNA window encodes the following:
- the prfB gene encoding peptide chain release factor 2 (programmed frameshift), with product MDQLDGFKNTLTGAVERLEALRRHLDPAGKSEEVARLEREASSPNFWNSPEKAQEVSRQISFLNEEVRRFSTLESGLRDLEAAMELIQEDEEMGPELLAESIPQLGEITKALDALELQSLLGDETDIRNAIVSINPGAGGTESQDWAQMLLRMYLRWAERRGFVTEMLDYQYGEEAGIKGATFAVEGPYAYGNLKAETGVHRLVRISPYDASSRRHTSFASVFAFPEVEEDEDLEIEEKDLRVDTFRSSGAGGQHVNVTDSAVRITHLPTGIVVSCQNERSQHKNKYTAMRILRARLYELKKREKEEALAKIQDEKKEISWGSQIRSYVLQPYRMVKDHRTEHEVGNVDAVLDGDLDGFIQAYLVGRRKG from the exons ATGGACCAGCTGGATGGATTTAAAAACACCCTCACCGGGGCAGTCGAAAGGTTGGAAGCCCTGAGGAGGCATCTT GACCCTGCCGGCAAATCGGAGGAGGTAGCGCGCCTGGAAAGGGAAGCTTCCTCGCCGAACTTCTGGAACAGCCCCGAAAAAGCCCAGGAGGTATCCCGCCAGATAAGTTTCCTCAATGAAGAGGTCAGGCGGTTTTCCACCCTTGAATCCGGGTTGAGGGACCTGGAGGCAGCGATGGAGCTTATCCAGGAAGATGAGGAGATGGGACCTGAGTTGCTTGCCGAATCGATCCCGCAGCTCGGGGAGATAACAAAAGCTCTCGACGCGCTGGAGCTGCAGTCCCTTCTGGGTGACGAAACGGATATCAGGAACGCCATCGTCAGCATCAACCCGGGGGCCGGAGGCACCGAGTCCCAGGATTGGGCGCAGATGCTTCTTCGGATGTACCTTCGCTGGGCCGAAAGGCGCGGCTTTGTCACGGAAATGCTGGATTACCAGTACGGTGAGGAAGCCGGGATAAAAGGGGCCACCTTCGCTGTCGAAGGTCCCTATGCCTACGGCAACCTCAAGGCCGAGACAGGGGTCCACAGGCTGGTGCGGATATCCCCCTACGATGCGAGCAGCCGCCGGCACACGTCTTTCGCCTCGGTTTTCGCCTTCCCGGAGGTGGAAGAAGATGAAGACCTCGAGATCGAGGAAAAGGACCTGAGGGTCGACACGTTCCGGTCCAGCGGAGCCGGTGGTCAGCACGTCAACGTCACCGATTCCGCGGTGAGGATCACCCATCTGCCCACAGGGATCGTGGTCAGCTGCCAGAACGAAAGGTCCCAGCACAAGAACAAGTACACTGCCATGCGGATTCTTCGTGCCCGCCTTTACGAACTGAAGAAAAGGGAGAAAGAGGAGGCGCTGGCGAAAATACAGGACGAGAAGAAGGAGATCTCCTGGGGAAGCCAGATCCGCAGTTATGTTCTCCAACCTTACCGGATGGTCAAGGATCATAGAACCGAACACGAAGTCGGTAATGTTGATGCCGTGCTGGATGGCGACCTGGACGGTTTCATCCAGGCTTACCTCGTCGGGCGGAGGAAAGGATGA